A region of Paraburkholderia sp. BL23I1N1 DNA encodes the following proteins:
- a CDS encoding tryptophan--tRNA ligase, translating into MFPDRIFSGMRPTGSLHLGHYHGVLKNWVRLQSEYPCFFCVVDWHALTTHYETPEVIEKNVWDVLIDWLASGIDPAQATLFIQSKVPEHAELALLLGMSTPLGWLERVPTYKEQQEKLKDKDLSTYGFLGYPVLMAADILLYRGSLVPVGEDQVPHVEMTREIARRFNYLYGREPGFEEKANEAAKKLGGKRAKLYHELRNAYQQEGDDEALEQARAMLQESQSLSMSDRERLFGYLEGSRKIILVEPQAMLTEASRMPGLDGQKMSKSYGNTIGLREDAETITKKVRTMPTDPARVRRTDPGDPDKCPVWQLHQVYTDEATHEWVQKGCRSAGIGCLECKQPVIEGILREQQPMLERAQKYMDDPSLLRAIVADGCDKARKFATETMRDVREAMGLSYN; encoded by the coding sequence ATGTTCCCAGACCGTATCTTCTCTGGCATGCGGCCCACCGGGTCGCTGCACCTCGGCCACTATCACGGCGTGCTGAAAAACTGGGTGCGGCTGCAGTCCGAATACCCGTGTTTCTTTTGTGTGGTCGACTGGCACGCGCTGACGACGCACTACGAAACGCCCGAAGTGATCGAAAAGAACGTGTGGGACGTGCTGATCGACTGGCTCGCATCGGGTATCGATCCGGCGCAGGCTACGCTCTTCATCCAGAGCAAGGTGCCCGAGCATGCGGAACTGGCGTTGCTGCTCGGCATGAGCACGCCGCTCGGCTGGCTCGAACGCGTGCCGACCTACAAGGAGCAGCAGGAGAAGCTGAAGGACAAGGATCTGTCCACCTACGGCTTCCTCGGCTATCCGGTGCTGATGGCGGCGGACATTCTGCTGTACCGCGGCTCGCTCGTGCCGGTCGGCGAAGACCAGGTGCCGCACGTCGAAATGACGCGTGAAATCGCGCGCCGCTTCAACTACCTGTACGGCCGCGAACCGGGCTTCGAAGAGAAGGCCAACGAAGCCGCGAAGAAACTGGGCGGCAAGCGCGCCAAGCTTTATCACGAGCTGCGCAACGCCTATCAGCAGGAAGGCGACGACGAAGCACTCGAACAGGCGCGTGCGATGTTGCAGGAATCGCAAAGCCTGTCGATGAGTGATCGCGAGCGCCTGTTCGGCTACCTCGAAGGTTCGCGCAAGATCATTCTGGTCGAGCCGCAGGCCATGCTGACCGAAGCGTCGCGCATGCCGGGTCTGGACGGCCAGAAGATGTCGAAGTCGTATGGCAACACGATCGGCCTGCGTGAAGACGCGGAAACTATCACCAAGAAGGTCCGCACCATGCCGACCGATCCGGCCCGCGTGCGCCGCACCGATCCGGGCGATCCGGACAAGTGCCCGGTGTGGCAGCTGCACCAGGTCTACACGGACGAAGCCACGCACGAGTGGGTTCAGAAGGGCTGCCGGTCGGCTGGAATCGGATGTCTCGAGTGCAAGCAGCCGGTGATCGAAGGCATTCTGCGCGAGCAGCAGCCCATGCTCGAGCGCGCGCAGAAGTATATGGACGATCCGTCGCTGTTGCGCGCGATCGTCGCCGACGGCTGCGACAAAGCCCGCAAGTTCGCCACGGAAACGATGCGCGACGTGCGCGAGGCGATGGGCCTGTCGTACAACTGA
- a CDS encoding alpha/beta fold hydrolase, with the protein MNTSKSEFVAVRGIRLHVRRWGNPDAPMLFMLHGWMDVAASFQFVVDSLGGDWQVIAPDMRGFGLSDWPVAERGGGNYWIQDYLADLDALVDHYAPTGEVNLVGHSMGANIACLYAGVRPERVRRVVDLEGFGLAPSHSAQAPKRLRNWLDELRDPPQLKHYASLDDVAGRLIKTNPRLALQHAQFLAQHWSKPDGEGRFMLLADPAHKLRGPTLYRLDEVMAVWRKVTAKVLHVEAANSPTLAQIAGEIPLDEFKARFQAFPNWREKIIDEAGHMVHHDQPEQVAALIEGFCA; encoded by the coding sequence ATGAATACCTCCAAGTCTGAGTTCGTCGCCGTGCGCGGCATCCGTCTGCACGTGCGGCGCTGGGGCAATCCGGATGCGCCGATGCTGTTCATGCTGCACGGCTGGATGGACGTGGCGGCGTCGTTCCAGTTCGTCGTCGACTCATTGGGCGGCGACTGGCAGGTAATTGCGCCCGATATGCGCGGCTTCGGCCTGTCGGACTGGCCGGTCGCAGAGCGCGGCGGCGGCAACTACTGGATCCAGGACTACCTCGCCGATCTCGACGCACTGGTCGATCACTACGCCCCGACCGGCGAAGTCAATCTGGTCGGCCACAGCATGGGCGCGAACATCGCCTGCCTGTATGCGGGCGTACGGCCGGAACGGGTGCGGCGCGTGGTCGATCTGGAAGGTTTCGGCCTCGCGCCTTCGCACTCGGCGCAAGCGCCCAAGCGTTTGCGCAATTGGCTCGACGAGTTGCGCGATCCGCCGCAGCTCAAGCACTACGCGTCGCTGGATGACGTCGCCGGGCGCCTGATCAAGACCAATCCGCGTCTCGCTTTGCAGCACGCCCAGTTCCTCGCGCAGCATTGGTCCAAGCCGGACGGAGAAGGGCGCTTCATGCTGCTCGCCGATCCGGCGCACAAACTGCGCGGCCCGACGCTATACCGCCTCGACGAAGTGATGGCCGTGTGGCGCAAGGTCACCGCCAAAGTGCTGCACGTCGAGGCCGCCAACTCGCCCACGCTCGCACAGATCGCCGGCGAGATTCCGCTCGACGAATTCAAGGCGCGTTTCCAGGCTTTTCCGAACTGGCGCGAGAAGATCATCGACGAAGCGGGGCACATGGTTCATCACGACCAGCCGGAGCAGGTCGCCGCGCTGATCGAGGGCTTCTGCGCCTGA
- a CDS encoding site-2 protease family protein produces MDSSLIQTIAVYALPVIFAITLHEAAHGYVARWLGDNTAYVLGRVSINPMRHIDPLGTIAIPLLLYFATSGAFMFGYAKPVPVAFGNLRNPRWGSLWVAAAGPACNFVQALVWGLVGVALAVLSVDEPFFTRMAAAGVGVNLVLGVLNLFPLPPLDGGRVLMALLPPRQSIALSRLEPYGFFIVMALVMTGTLTRYWLSPLVTLGYGAITAILTPLVSLF; encoded by the coding sequence ATGGATTCTTCCCTGATACAGACCATTGCGGTTTACGCGTTGCCGGTGATTTTCGCGATCACGCTGCATGAAGCCGCGCATGGCTACGTCGCGCGCTGGCTCGGCGACAATACCGCGTACGTGCTCGGCCGCGTTTCCATCAATCCGATGAGGCATATCGATCCGCTCGGCACGATCGCGATTCCCCTGCTGTTGTACTTCGCCACCAGCGGCGCGTTCATGTTCGGCTACGCGAAGCCGGTGCCGGTTGCCTTCGGCAATCTGCGTAATCCGCGTTGGGGCAGCCTGTGGGTCGCGGCCGCCGGGCCGGCCTGCAATTTCGTGCAGGCGTTGGTGTGGGGCCTGGTCGGCGTCGCGCTTGCGGTGCTGAGCGTCGACGAGCCTTTCTTCACGCGCATGGCGGCAGCCGGCGTCGGCGTGAACCTCGTGCTCGGCGTGCTCAATCTGTTTCCGCTGCCCCCGCTCGACGGCGGCCGTGTGCTGATGGCGCTGTTGCCGCCGCGGCAATCGATCGCGCTGTCGCGCCTTGAGCCGTACGGCTTTTTCATCGTGATGGCGCTGGTCATGACGGGCACGCTCACGCGTTATTGGCTTAGCCCGCTCGTGACGCTCGGCTACGGTGCCATTACCGCAATTCTGACTCCTCTTGTTTCGCTTTTCTAA
- a CDS encoding bifunctional 2-polyprenyl-6-hydroxyphenol methylase/3-demethylubiquinol 3-O-methyltransferase UbiG has protein sequence MSMPVAMPDGPSHGNGEPSRWVRDWAHLVAAGGVVLDVASGTGRHARFFASLGHPVTALDRDAAALDALRDEPLVTTHVADIEGAAWPLPAEAKFAAIVVTNYLHRPLFPQLLRSLAPGGVLVYETFAQGNESVGKPSNPAFLLAPGELLDVVRGHLRVVAFQDGFLAQPRPAYVQRICAIMEADRSAGHAEAAPPPCYELAG, from the coding sequence ATGAGCATGCCCGTTGCGATGCCGGACGGTCCCTCGCACGGAAACGGCGAACCGTCGCGCTGGGTGCGCGACTGGGCGCATCTGGTCGCGGCGGGCGGCGTGGTGCTCGACGTGGCCTCGGGAACCGGGCGGCATGCGCGGTTCTTTGCCTCGCTGGGCCATCCGGTGACCGCGCTCGATCGAGACGCGGCGGCGTTGGACGCCCTGCGGGACGAGCCGCTTGTCACCACGCACGTGGCTGACATTGAAGGCGCCGCATGGCCGTTGCCCGCCGAGGCGAAATTCGCCGCGATCGTGGTGACGAACTACCTGCACCGCCCGCTGTTTCCGCAGCTGTTGCGCTCGCTCGCGCCTGGCGGCGTACTGGTTTACGAGACCTTCGCGCAAGGCAACGAAAGCGTCGGCAAGCCGTCTAACCCGGCGTTTTTGCTCGCGCCCGGCGAACTGCTCGACGTGGTGCGAGGCCACCTTCGTGTGGTCGCATTTCAAGACGGATTTCTCGCGCAGCCGCGCCCGGCTTACGTCCAGCGGATATGCGCAATTATGGAGGCGGATCGCTCAGCCGGGCACGCAGAGGCGGCACCCCCGCCTTGTTACGAGCTGGCTGGCTAA
- the dapA gene encoding 4-hydroxy-tetrahydrodipicolinate synthase — MTNGNQSSTGGVQIRGSIPAIITPMLEDGGLDLPAFRKLIDWHIAEGTNALVVVGTSGESATLSVEEHVLMVKTAVEHTAGRIPVIAGSGGNSTTEAIELTQQAKEVGADATLQVVPYYNKPTQEGIYRHFAKIAETVDLPVILYNVPGRTVADMSNETILRCAQVPGIIGVKEATGNIDRAAHLIKSAPAHFGIYSGDDPTAIALMLLGGHGNISVTANVAPRAMSDLCKAALAADAKTAREIHLKLLSLHKNLFIESNPIPAKWALQQLGRVQGGIRLPLTPLDAQYHEVVRGALREAGLLG, encoded by the coding sequence ATGACTAACGGCAATCAAAGCAGCACTGGCGGCGTTCAGATTCGCGGCAGCATCCCTGCCATCATTACTCCGATGCTGGAAGACGGCGGCCTCGATCTGCCGGCGTTTCGCAAACTGATCGACTGGCATATCGCAGAGGGCACGAACGCACTGGTCGTGGTCGGCACGAGCGGCGAGTCGGCCACGCTGTCGGTCGAAGAACACGTGCTGATGGTCAAAACCGCAGTCGAGCACACGGCGGGCCGGATTCCGGTGATCGCGGGCTCGGGCGGCAACTCCACGACCGAAGCCATCGAACTCACGCAGCAAGCCAAAGAAGTCGGCGCGGACGCCACCTTGCAGGTCGTGCCGTACTACAACAAGCCGACCCAGGAAGGCATCTACCGCCACTTCGCGAAGATCGCTGAAACCGTCGATCTGCCGGTGATCCTGTACAACGTGCCGGGCCGTACGGTCGCGGACATGAGCAACGAAACGATTCTGCGTTGCGCGCAGGTGCCGGGCATCATCGGTGTGAAGGAAGCGACGGGCAACATCGATCGCGCCGCGCACCTGATCAAGTCGGCGCCGGCCCATTTCGGCATTTATAGCGGTGACGATCCCACGGCGATCGCGCTGATGCTGCTTGGCGGCCACGGCAATATTTCGGTCACGGCGAACGTCGCGCCGCGCGCAATGAGCGATCTGTGCAAAGCCGCGCTTGCCGCGGACGCGAAGACCGCTCGTGAAATTCATTTGAAACTCCTGTCGCTGCATAAGAACCTGTTCATCGAGTCGAATCCGATTCCTGCGAAATGGGCGTTGCAGCAACTGGGTCGTGTGCAGGGCGGAATCCGCCTGCCGCTCACGCCGCTCGACGCGCAATACCACGAAGTGGTGCGCGGCGCGTTGCGCGAAGCGGGTCTGCTGGGCTAA
- the ndk gene encoding nucleoside-diphosphate kinase produces MTIERTLSIIKPDAVAKNVIGQIYSRFENAGLKIVASRMVQLSRADAEKFYAVHAARPFFKDLVDFMISGPVVVQALEGENAILKHRDLMGATDPKKAEKGTIRADFADSIDANAVHGSDAAETAAVEIAFFFPQVNVYSR; encoded by the coding sequence ATGACGATCGAACGCACCCTGTCGATTATCAAGCCGGACGCAGTGGCCAAGAACGTGATCGGTCAGATCTACAGCCGTTTCGAAAACGCTGGCCTGAAGATCGTGGCTTCGCGCATGGTCCAGTTGTCGCGCGCTGACGCAGAGAAGTTCTATGCTGTGCACGCCGCACGCCCGTTCTTCAAGGACCTGGTTGATTTCATGATCTCGGGCCCGGTGGTCGTGCAAGCGCTGGAAGGCGAAAACGCGATCCTGAAGCACCGCGACCTGATGGGCGCAACCGATCCGAAGAAGGCAGAAAAGGGCACGATCCGCGCTGACTTCGCCGACAGCATCGACGCTAACGCGGTGCATGGCTCGGACGCAGCTGAAACGGCTGCCGTCGAAATCGCGTTCTTCTTCCCGCAAGTGAACGTTTACTCGCGTTAA
- the rlmN gene encoding 23S rRNA (adenine(2503)-C(2))-methyltransferase RlmN, translated as MTSSPTVNLLDLDAQGLVAYCDSLGEKPFRAKQLQRWIHQYNAADFDGMTDLAKSLREKLKGRATITMPGIVSDNISTDGTRKWLIDVGNSNAVETVYIPEETRGTLCVSSQAGCAVNCRFCSTGKQGFSRNLTTGEIIGQLRMAEFALRATRGTDGGRATGGDGKGERVVTNVVMMGMGEPLLNYDAVVPAMRLMLDDNAYGLSRRRVTLSTSGVVPMMDRLGADLPVALAVSLHAPSDPLRDMLVPLNKKYPLRELMAACQRYLKVAPRDFITFEYCMLDGVNDSEAQARELLAVTRDVPCKFNLIPFNPFPESGLVRSKPEQIKRFAQVLMDAGVVTTVRKTRGDDIDAACGQLAGAVKDRTRLAERTGKAAKVIEVRAV; from the coding sequence ATGACGAGCAGTCCCACCGTCAACCTTCTCGACCTCGACGCCCAAGGGCTTGTCGCCTACTGCGACAGCCTGGGCGAGAAGCCGTTTCGCGCCAAGCAATTGCAGCGTTGGATCCATCAATACAACGCTGCCGACTTCGACGGCATGACAGATCTGGCGAAGTCCTTGCGCGAAAAGCTCAAAGGGCGCGCAACGATCACGATGCCCGGCATCGTCAGCGACAATATTTCGACCGACGGCACGCGTAAGTGGCTGATCGACGTCGGCAACAGTAATGCGGTTGAAACCGTTTACATCCCTGAAGAAACGCGTGGCACGCTGTGCGTTTCGTCGCAGGCCGGGTGCGCGGTCAATTGCCGTTTCTGTTCGACCGGCAAACAGGGTTTCTCCCGCAATCTCACCACCGGTGAAATCATCGGCCAGCTGCGCATGGCCGAATTCGCGCTGCGCGCAACGCGCGGAACGGACGGCGGGCGCGCCACGGGCGGTGACGGTAAGGGCGAGCGCGTTGTCACGAACGTGGTGATGATGGGCATGGGCGAGCCGCTGCTCAATTACGACGCGGTGGTGCCCGCCATGCGCCTGATGCTGGACGACAACGCGTACGGCCTGTCGCGCCGGCGTGTCACACTGTCCACCTCGGGCGTGGTGCCGATGATGGACCGGCTCGGCGCCGATCTGCCGGTGGCGCTTGCGGTATCGTTGCATGCGCCGAGCGACCCGCTGCGCGACATGCTGGTGCCGCTGAACAAGAAGTATCCGCTGCGCGAACTGATGGCTGCCTGTCAGCGCTATCTGAAAGTTGCGCCGCGCGATTTCATTACATTCGAATATTGCATGCTCGACGGCGTGAACGACAGCGAAGCGCAAGCGCGCGAATTGCTGGCCGTTACGCGCGACGTACCCTGCAAGTTCAACCTGATTCCGTTCAATCCGTTTCCCGAATCGGGCCTCGTCCGCTCGAAACCGGAACAGATCAAGCGGTTTGCACAAGTGCTGATGGACGCGGGCGTCGTCACCACAGTGCGTAAAACACGCGGCGATGATATCGACGCTGCCTGCGGTCAGTTGGCCGGTGCGGTGAAAGACCGCACGCGCCTCGCTGAGCGCACCGGGAAGGCGGCTAAAGTTATCGAGGTTCGTGCCGTGTAA
- a CDS encoding MBL fold metallo-hydrolase yields the protein MRFASLGSGSEGNALLVEAQSGATTTRVLLDCGFSAKEVERRLTRLGAGVEGLDAILITHEHSDHIGSALTLARKWSIPLYMSWGTARAVGADEADVDLQVLWGDEAVAIGDLSVLPYTVPHDAREPLQYVLSNGASRLGVLTDVGTSTPHISAVLSGCDALVLECNHDVRMLAASRYPQSLKARIGGNHGHLNNEAAAEILASLDRSRLRHLVAAHLSQQNNSPELAQAAMAGVLGAAPTEVVVASQDEGFAWLSL from the coding sequence GTGCGCTTCGCCAGTCTCGGCAGCGGCAGTGAAGGCAATGCCTTGCTGGTGGAAGCGCAAAGCGGCGCGACCACCACGCGTGTTCTGCTTGATTGCGGCTTTTCGGCCAAGGAAGTCGAGCGGCGTTTGACGCGGCTCGGTGCGGGCGTCGAAGGTCTCGACGCCATTCTGATTACCCATGAACACAGCGACCACATTGGGAGCGCGCTGACGCTGGCGCGCAAGTGGTCGATTCCGCTGTACATGAGCTGGGGCACCGCCCGCGCGGTGGGTGCCGACGAGGCCGATGTCGACCTGCAGGTGCTGTGGGGCGACGAGGCGGTAGCGATCGGCGACCTCAGCGTCCTCCCTTACACCGTTCCTCATGACGCCCGCGAGCCGCTGCAATACGTGCTCTCCAATGGCGCAAGCCGGCTTGGCGTGCTGACCGACGTCGGCACTTCCACGCCGCATATCAGCGCGGTGCTGAGCGGCTGCGACGCGCTGGTGCTCGAATGCAATCACGACGTGCGGATGCTGGCGGCAAGCCGATATCCCCAATCGCTGAAGGCACGCATCGGCGGCAATCACGGGCACCTGAACAACGAAGCGGCGGCTGAAATTCTGGCCTCACTCGACCGTTCGCGCTTGCGCCATCTGGTGGCCGCGCATCTGAGCCAGCAGAACAACTCGCCGGAACTGGCGCAGGCCGCCATGGCGGGTGTGCTCGGTGCCGCGCCCACCGAAGTGGTGGTTGCCTCTCAGGATGAAGGCTTCGCCTGGCTGAGCTTGTGA
- a CDS encoding L-threonylcarbamoyladenylate synthase: MSQYFRLHPDNPQPRLVKQAVQIINDGGVVALPTDSSYAVACHLDDKDAVERLRRIRGLDEKQLLSLLVRDLSELANFAMVDNRQYRLIKSVTPGPYVFVLQATKEVPRRLSHPSRKTIGLRVPEHAITLAILEELGQPLLGSTLIMPGETQPLNDPEEIRERLEKQLDLVIDGGPCVCEPSTVIDLTGAEPVLVRAGRGSLAPFGLEETA; the protein is encoded by the coding sequence ATGTCCCAATACTTTCGGCTTCATCCGGATAACCCACAGCCGCGCCTCGTCAAGCAGGCTGTGCAGATCATCAATGATGGCGGCGTCGTCGCGCTGCCGACGGATTCCAGCTATGCGGTCGCCTGTCATCTCGACGACAAGGACGCGGTCGAGCGCTTGCGGCGGATTCGCGGACTCGACGAGAAGCAATTGCTGTCGCTGCTGGTGCGCGATCTGTCGGAGCTGGCGAACTTCGCCATGGTCGACAACCGGCAGTACCGCCTGATCAAGTCGGTCACGCCGGGCCCTTACGTGTTTGTATTGCAGGCCACCAAAGAGGTGCCGCGGCGCCTGTCGCATCCGTCGCGCAAGACCATCGGGCTGCGGGTGCCGGAGCACGCCATCACGCTGGCGATTCTCGAAGAACTCGGCCAGCCGCTGCTCGGCTCCACGCTGATCATGCCGGGCGAAACCCAGCCGCTGAACGACCCGGAAGAAATCCGCGAGCGGCTCGAAAAACAACTGGATCTGGTGATCGACGGCGGCCCATGTGTGTGCGAGCCGTCTACCGTGATCGATTTGACCGGCGCGGAGCCGGTGCTGGTGCGGGCAGGGCGCGGTTCTCTCGCGCCATTCGGTCTCGAAGAGACGGCATGA
- a CDS encoding Bax inhibitor-1/YccA family protein: MNDHPYSFGRNGAVSTVETRNRVLRNTYWLLALSMIPTVLGAWVGVATGFSLFAATSPGMSMLAFFAIAFGFMFAIQKTKDSAIGVFVLLGFTFFMGLMLSRILSFVLGFSNGPSLIMLAFGGTGVIFASMATIATVSKRDFSGLGKWLFMGVIVLLLASVANVFLHLPALMLTVSVLAIVIFSAYMLFDVQRVVNGGETNYITATLAIYLDLYNVFVNLLALLGIFGGNRN; this comes from the coding sequence ATGAACGATCATCCGTATAGCTTTGGCCGCAATGGCGCGGTCAGCACGGTCGAAACACGCAACCGCGTACTACGGAACACTTACTGGCTGCTCGCGCTGTCCATGATTCCGACAGTGCTCGGCGCCTGGGTTGGCGTGGCCACCGGTTTTTCGCTGTTCGCCGCCACCAGCCCCGGCATGAGCATGCTGGCGTTCTTCGCGATCGCCTTCGGCTTCATGTTCGCCATCCAGAAAACCAAAGACAGCGCCATCGGCGTATTCGTGCTGCTCGGCTTCACGTTCTTCATGGGCCTGATGCTGTCGCGCATCCTGAGCTTCGTGCTCGGTTTTTCGAACGGCCCGTCGCTGATCATGCTGGCCTTTGGTGGCACTGGTGTGATCTTCGCGTCCATGGCAACGATCGCCACGGTCAGCAAGCGTGACTTCTCGGGTCTCGGCAAGTGGCTGTTCATGGGTGTGATCGTGCTGCTGCTGGCTTCGGTCGCGAACGTATTCCTGCACCTGCCGGCGTTGATGCTGACGGTGTCGGTGCTGGCAATCGTGATTTTCTCGGCCTACATGCTGTTCGACGTCCAGCGCGTCGTGAATGGTGGCGAGACGAATTACATCACCGCCACCCTCGCGATCTATCTGGACCTGTATAACGTGTTCGTCAATCTGCTTGCGCTGCTCGGCATCTTCGGCGGCAACCGCAACTAA
- a CDS encoding helix-turn-helix domain-containing protein: MSEPQHPQPQDTDANEGHPAPVARAVVQPVVQPGLGGLESLAAVGARLTQLRESKGWTIEDVSARLKVSVTKLRALESGDISHLPDTTFALGVVRSYAKMLGADPTPFTQALRREKGVPAPDLSMPASSGKDLPRGRVSLSLGGSGQKSRSWLWGIAAVIVAVIALGMWHTNGGESSAWLARLKASANGSEGGATGASGAVAQGQAAGSEATAEDAASAPETQAAAGNAASATPMPAPLATGTAPSSAPAVAAAAVAPKAGSQAQAATQGANVPVVAAIGASAAADVATAATAATAATAATAATAATAATAATAAPAAGEAIIALRVTQDSWFSVRGKDGKELFSGLVRAGDTKEVTGAAPFKVTVGNKAGLESLTLDGEPVDPSKYSAAKGNVARFALP, from the coding sequence ATGAGTGAGCCGCAGCACCCGCAGCCGCAGGACACAGACGCAAACGAAGGCCACCCGGCGCCAGTCGCGCGGGCGGTGGTACAGCCTGTTGTGCAGCCGGGCCTGGGGGGCCTGGAATCGTTGGCAGCGGTTGGCGCGCGCTTGACCCAATTGCGTGAATCGAAGGGCTGGACGATCGAAGACGTGTCGGCGCGCCTGAAGGTATCCGTCACCAAGTTGCGTGCGCTCGAATCGGGCGACATCAGCCATTTGCCTGACACGACCTTCGCGCTCGGCGTGGTGCGCAGCTATGCGAAGATGCTCGGTGCCGATCCCACGCCGTTCACGCAGGCTCTGCGCCGCGAGAAGGGCGTGCCTGCGCCGGATCTGTCGATGCCGGCTTCGTCTGGCAAGGATTTGCCGCGCGGCCGCGTTTCGCTGTCGCTTGGCGGCAGCGGGCAAAAGAGCCGCTCGTGGCTATGGGGCATTGCGGCGGTGATCGTCGCGGTGATCGCACTCGGCATGTGGCATACCAATGGCGGCGAATCGTCGGCGTGGCTTGCACGGTTGAAGGCGAGCGCTAACGGTTCCGAGGGTGGCGCGACCGGGGCATCGGGCGCGGTGGCGCAGGGTCAGGCGGCAGGCTCCGAGGCAACAGCGGAAGATGCTGCTTCAGCGCCGGAAACGCAGGCCGCAGCGGGTAACGCAGCGTCGGCTACACCGATGCCCGCGCCGCTCGCTACGGGTACGGCGCCGTCTTCCGCGCCGGCTGTCGCGGCGGCAGCAGTTGCGCCGAAGGCTGGTTCGCAGGCCCAGGCTGCGACGCAAGGCGCGAACGTGCCGGTGGTCGCCGCGATAGGCGCATCAGCCGCAGCAGATGTGGCAACTGCAGCAACTGCAGCAACTGCAGCAACTGCAGCAACTGCAGCAACTGCAGCAACTGCAGCAACTGCAGCAACGGCGGCGCCGGCTGCGGGTGAGGCGATCATCGCGTTGCGCGTCACGCAAGACAGTTGGTTCAGCGTGCGTGGCAAAGACGGCAAGGAGTTGTTCTCCGGCCTCGTCCGCGCAGGCGATACGAAGGAAGTGACGGGTGCAGCGCCGTTCAAGGTCACGGTCGGCAACAAGGCGGGCCTCGAGTCGCTTACGCTCGATGGCGAGCCGGTCGATCCGTCCAAATATTCGGCAGCGAAAGGTAATGTGGCGCGCTTCGCGTTGCCTTGA
- the bamC gene encoding outer membrane protein assembly factor BamC, whose amino-acid sequence MKRSALSLHATRMAALALALVTLAGCDTLNDWFASDRVNYKGAGSAPPLAVPGDLTTTPTDQRYVAPPANLALGGAQQRAVTAAGNSTEGQPNAQDPLGMHIERDGDRRWLVVDGRSPEQLWPQLQEFWQENGFALKTDAPATGIMTTDWAENRANIPDDWFRRTVGKVIDFAYSSGTRDSFRTLVSRGPADATDISITHSAMEEMLTGQDKTSSRWEERPRDPALEALFLTKLMQKFGLTEAQSKQLLTDARPATAPATIDQSAGASTLDLQESFDRAWLRVGLALDRTNFTVDNRDRSKGIYYVRYADSMQELKKEGLLGKLFYSGNSSKKPGQEFLVNVRSKGDTVTQVAVVDSNGQVDNSSDAQRIVTLLHAQLN is encoded by the coding sequence ATGAAACGTTCCGCACTTTCCCTCCACGCAACCCGCATGGCGGCGCTGGCGCTTGCCCTGGTAACGCTCGCCGGCTGTGACACGCTGAACGACTGGTTCGCCTCCGACCGCGTCAACTACAAGGGCGCGGGCAGCGCACCGCCGCTCGCCGTTCCGGGCGATCTGACCACTACGCCGACCGATCAGCGCTATGTGGCGCCGCCGGCCAATCTGGCGCTGGGCGGCGCGCAGCAACGCGCGGTCACCGCCGCGGGCAATTCCACCGAAGGCCAGCCGAATGCGCAAGACCCGCTGGGCATGCACATCGAGCGCGACGGCGACCGTCGCTGGCTGGTAGTCGACGGCCGCTCGCCGGAACAACTGTGGCCACAGTTGCAGGAGTTCTGGCAGGAAAACGGCTTCGCGCTGAAAACCGATGCGCCGGCCACCGGCATCATGACGACCGATTGGGCTGAAAACCGCGCCAACATTCCGGACGACTGGTTCCGTCGCACGGTCGGCAAGGTAATCGACTTCGCCTACTCGTCGGGTACCCGTGACAGCTTCCGCACACTCGTGTCGCGCGGTCCGGCTGACGCCACGGACATCTCGATCACGCATAGCGCGATGGAAGAAATGCTGACGGGCCAGGACAAGACGTCGTCACGCTGGGAAGAGCGTCCGCGCGATCCGGCGCTGGAGGCACTGTTCCTGACGAAATTGATGCAGAAGTTCGGCCTGACCGAAGCGCAGTCGAAGCAACTCCTGACCGACGCCCGCCCGGCCACGGCGCCGGCCACGATCGACCAGAGCGCGGGTGCCTCGACGCTCGATCTGCAGGAATCGTTTGACCGTGCATGGCTGCGCGTGGGTCTCGCACTCGATCGTACCAACTTTACCGTCGACAACCGCGACCGCTCGAAAGGCATCTACTACGTGCGTTACGCAGATTCGATGCAGGAGCTGAAGAAGGAAGGGCTCCTCGGCAAGCTGTTTTACAGCGGCAATTCGTCGAAGAAGCCGGGTCAGGAATTCCTCGTCAACGTGCGCTCGAAGGGCGACACTGTGACGCAAGTGGCGGTGGTGGATTCAAACGGGCAAGTGGATAACTCGTCGGACGCGCAGCGCATCGTGACGTTGCTGCACGCACAACTGAACTAA